One window of the Gymnogyps californianus isolate 813 chromosome 13, ASM1813914v2, whole genome shotgun sequence genome contains the following:
- the KLF15 gene encoding Krueppel-like factor 15, which produces MVDHLLPTDESFSSTRSSLGYFGDMTAGVRSYQMLPSPLSEDDSDSSSFCSCSSPDSQVLSSSYGSTSSAESQDSILDYLLSQASLGNTAASWWDKRRLQPIVKEEYFRLPEFAVDMEDSGPFQPTLEEIEEFLEENMELELKERPKSETKDLRACSQVSVASLQQKDHMLPSASLKESKNEQLSSSTEGGQASNGGMSLENGIPVMLQIQPVQIKQESNTSPSSQGPAQENIKIAQLLVNIQGQTFALVPQIVQSSNLNLSSKFVRIAPVPIAAKPIGPGGMIQGQTGIIMGQKFQKNPAAELIKMHKCSFPGCTKMYTKSSHLKAHLRRHTGEKPFACTWPGCGWRFSRSDELSRHRRSHSGVKPYQCPVCEKKFARSDHLSKHVKVHRFPRSNRSVRSVN; this is translated from the exons ATGGTGGATCACTTGCTGCCTACTGATGAATCCTTTTCATCTACAAGATCTTCTCTTGGATACTTTGGGGACATGACAGCAGGGGTGAGGTCCTACCAAATGCTGCCCTCTCCCCTGTCGGAAGATGACAGCGACTCGTCCAGCTTTTGTTCTTGTTCCAGCCCTGACTCCCAGGTTCTCAGCTCCAGCTATGGAAGCACGTCCAGTGCGGAAAGTCAGGACAGTATCTTAGACTACTTATTGTCCCAGGCATCTTTGGGGAACACTGCTGCATCATGGTGGGACAAAAGGAGACTTCAGCCGATAGTGAAAGAGGAGTACTTTAGGTTGCCTGAATTTGCCGTGGATATGGAAGACTCAGGACCATTTCAGCCCACGCTTGAGGAAATTGAGGAATTTCTGGAGGAGAACATGGAGTTGGAGCTCAAAGAAAGACCTAAAAGTGAGACCAAGGACTTGAGAGCTTGCAGCCAAGTTTCTGTTGCTTCACTACAGCAAAAAGACCATATGTTACCCAGCGCTAGTTTAAAAGAGAGTAAAAATGAACAGTTGAGCAGCTCAACAGAAGGTGGCCAAGCTTCAAATGGAGGAATGTCCCTGGAGAATGGGATACCGGTTATGCTCCAAATTCAGCCTGTACAGATCAAACAGGAGTCCAACACGAGCCCCAGTTCCCAAGGACCAGCACAAGAGAACATTAAAATTGCACAGCTCCTAGTCAACATCCAAGGACAGACATTTGCCCTTGTGCCTCAGATAGTTCAGTCGTCCAATTTGAACTTGTCCTCTAAATTTGTCCGCATTGCTCCCGTCCCCATCGCCGCCAAGCCAATTGGGCCAGGAGGCATGATCCAGGGTCAGACGGGAATCATCATGGGtcagaaatttcaaaagaacCCTGCAGCAGAACTCATTAAAATGCACAAATGTTCTTTTCCTGGTTGTACCAAGATGTACACGAAAAGCAGCCATTTGAAAGCCCACCTGAGGAGGCATACAGGAGAAAAGCCTTTTGCATGCACATGGCCGGGTTGCGGATGGAG GTTCTCCAGGTCAGATGAGCTGTCCCGGCACAGGCGCTCCCACTCAGGGGTGAAACCCTATCAGTGTCCTGTCTGTGAGAAGAAGTTTGCTCGAAGTGACCACTTGTCCAAACATGTCAAGGTGCATCGGTTCCCACGAAGCAACCGCTCCGTCCGCTCCGTGAACTGA